The region AGCCGAAACACGCTCGCCATTAACACCTGCATGTGTAAAGAAAATAATTAACGAATCGGGTTTGAAATTTATCGTTCAATCCTCTGAAAAAAGAATTTTTAGTGATAAGGAATTTATTGATGCCGGAGCTTTTGTTAAGACCGACTTGAAAGAATGTGATGTTATTATAGGAATAAAGGAAGTTCCATTAGATTCTTTATATAAAGATAAAACTTATATGTTTTTTTCTCACATAATAAAAGGGCAACCTCATAATATGCCGATGCTGAAAAAAATGATGGAGCTGAAATGTAATCTAATTGATTACGAAAAAATAACCGATGAGCAAGGGAAGAGATTGATATTTTTCGGTAAATATGCAGGACTGGCGGGAATGATAAACTCTTTGTGGGCATTAGGGTTGCGGCTTGAACATCTGGGTTACAAAACACCTTTTCTGAAAATAAAACAAGCACATAAGTACTTTTCACTTGAAGAAGCAAAAAAGGAAATATCGGAAGTAGGACATGAAATTTTAAAAGATGGAATTCCAAGCGAATTAAAGCCATTTGTAATTGGAATAACAGGATACGGAAATGTTTCCAACGGAGCAAAAGAAATTTGCGATTTATTGCCCGTTAAAGAAATTCTGCCCGAAGAACTTGAAAACCTTAAAGCGAAAAGTAAAAACGAAAATATTATTTATAAAACAACCTTCAAGGAAGAACACATTTCACGGCATAAAGAAGATTGCAGTAATTTCGATTTGTCCGATTATTATAAAAATCCTTATAAATATCACAATGCCTTTGAAAAATATTTACCTCACATTTCGGTATTGATAAATGGAATGTATTGGGACCCGAAATTTCCACGCATTATTACCAAAAATATTGCCGGAAAATATTTTAATGAAGGCATTTCGAAACTCATGGTAATCGGAGATATTACATGCGATATAGAAGGTTCAATAGAATTAACTGTTAAAGCAACATCTATTGATACTCCATTGTTTGTTTATAATCCCAAAACAAATGAAATTGAGATGGGACATAAAGGTACCGGTATATTAGTTATGGCTGTTGATATATTACCGAGTGAATTGCCAAGAGATTCGTCGATGTGGTTCAGCCATGTTTTGTGTAATTATGTAAAACCACTTGCAGAAGCTGACTTCAGCAAAACGTTCGGCAAAATAAATTTACCTGCTTCAATTAAAAAAGCTTTAATACTTCACAAAGGAAAATTAACAAACAATTATAAATATATTGAGAATTTTATTAAGTAACTAATAATATTTATTAAGTTAACATTAAAAATTTTAGTATAAAACATTCTAAATATGTTTAAAATAATAATTTTATTTCCGTAATAAAACAACTTATATAATATCTAATTTTAAAAATTATGAGCAAAAAAAAAGTTTTAATACTCGGTGCAGGAATGGTTGTAAAACCAATAGTTACATACCTGCTTAAAAATAATTTTAAAGTTACGGTTGCTTCACGCACAAAATCAAAAGCCGATGAAATTATTGCAGGACATAAAAACGGAACCGCAATATCATGGACAGTTGATGCTATTGATACTCTTGATAAACTTATTGCAGAGCACGATTTGACTGTGAGTCTTTTACCATATACTCATCATGTGATGGTGGCAAAAATTTGCATTAAGCACAAAAAAAACATGGTAACTACTTCTTATATAAAGCCCGAAATGCAGGCATTAAACAGCGATGCAAAAAAGGCAAATATTATAATTCTCAACGAAATCGGCTTGGATCCGGGCATTGACCACATGTCGGCAATGAAAATAATAGACCATGTTCATACAAAAGGTGGAAAAATTGAAGAATTTTATTCATTCTGCGGAGCACTTCCAGCTCCCGAAGCAGCGAATAATCCGTTTAAATATAAATTTTCATGGAGCCCCAAAGGTGTGGTAATGGCAGGAAATAATGATGGAAAATATCTAAAAAATGGAAAAATAATTCAGGTTGATACAAAAGCTCTTTTTAAAAATCCTATTAATGTTAATTTTAAAAATGTGGGTGAATTACAAGTTTATCCCAACAGGGATTCTTTACCTTATATAGATTTATATGGAATAAAAGAAACCAAAACCATGATGAGGGGAACATTTAGGTATATCGGCTGGTGCGAAATTATTGATAAAATGAAGCAATTAAATTTGATTTCATACAATGAAAAAGATTTTACCGGTAAAACTTATTCTGATTTTATTGCTATGATGCTCGGGAAAAAATCATCAGATAATATAAAACAGGACACTGCCGGTTTTCTTAATGTTGATGTAAATTCAATCTCGATAAAAGCACTTGAATGGCTTGACTTGTTTAAAAACAAAAAAATGCCATACACAAAAACGTCCCCTTTTGAAATAACATCAGATTTAATGCTCGAAAAAATGGCTTTAGGTAAGGAAGAAAAAGATATGGTTGTTATGCAGCATACATTCCTTGCAAGTTATCCTGATGGAAAAAAAGAAGTTATAAAATCATCAATGCTTGATTTCGGAACCTTAGCAACCGACACCGCAATTGCCCGTACTGTAGCTCTTCCTGCTGCCATTGCTGTTAAAATGATTTTGGAAAATAAAATAAAAGTTAAAGGAGTGCATATCCCTATAATTCCTGATATATACAATCCTGTTTTGCGAAATCTTGAAGAAATGAATATTAAAATGACTGAAGAATATGAATTGCCTTTATCGGAAATGGTTTGAGGTTAACTTCTGCTCTTAAGTATATTAAGATATTTCTCTTCTTTCTTCAGGTTGTGCTCATGTTTATTAATTTTGTCTTCAAGTAGTTTTATCATTTTATCTTTCATCTCGTTTTCTTTTCTAATTGAGTCTAATTCATTCTTAAGGATGTCATGCTGGCTGCTAACTTTTGGCATACTTTCATTAAATGCACTTTCAATTTTCACATCGTTTTTCACGTTGTTGCGGAGTTGTGAGTATAATTGAAAGAAATCGAAATCCAGAATAATAGAAAATCGTAAAAGCAAGTCAGAATCGATGCTTTTACGTTTATAAATTCCGTAAATGTTCTGTTTGGTAGTATTAACAAGGCTACTGAGTTCTGTGGGACCCATCCTTAATTCTTTTGCTCTTTGTTTTATTTGCTCTCCAATGTGTATATACATATATTTCAATTATTTAAATTTATACTTATGCAAAAGTACAAAAGTTTTATTAAAAAATAAAACATTTGTTGAAAAAAGCTATACAAAAACTTTAATAATAGGAAAATAAATCTTGTTAACCAAGATATGATTTTTTAATATAATTTTTGAGTAAATCATATTTCTCCATCATTAAATCAATGGTTTTTACGTTTTCTTGGAAATTCTCTTCATTATCTTTAAGAGTACTTTCGAGTTTTTTAATAATTTCATATAATTGTGAAGCACCTATAGTACCTGTTAATCCTTTAATAGTATGAATTGCAATTTTCAGTTCCCCAAAATTTCGATTAAGTACAGCAGATTCTATTTTACTAAACAGTTCATCGGCATCGTCAATAAAATTCACGAAAAGTTCCTTGAGCTCGCTCTTGTTTCCATTTAGGTTATTTATAATGTCTTTTAATGTTTCGTTGTTTAATAGTGGCAAATTATTGAAATCTGTTTTAGGCATTTGTATTTTATTATCGGTATTTTGAATAGCAGATTTTGAATATTTATAAAGTTTTTTATAAAGCAATTCTTTATTTATAGGTTTTGGAAGGTAATCGTCCATTCCTTTATTCAGAAGGTTTTCGCAATCTCCTTCCAGAGTATACGCTGTTAAAGCTATTATAGGAGGAAGTTGGGGATATCTGTTTTTTAATTCTTTTGTAGTTGTTATGCCATCCATTTTAGGCATTTGGATATCCATGAAAATTAAATCATATTTATTCTCACCACATTTTTTAATTGCAGTCATTCCGTCTTCTGCTTCATCGATAATGCATCCTGCTTTCTTAAGCATTATAGTTATCACTTTACGGATTATTTTTTTGTCTTCAACCAGAAGTATTTTAAGGTTGAAATTCTTTTTATAAAAAGATTCATAACTTTTGATTTTTTCAATGGAATAATTTTTATCTAATAATTCTGCATCAAAAGTAAACCAGAATTTGCTGCCTCTACCCTTTTTACTGCTCACTCCTACATTTCCTCCCATAAGTTCTGCAAGTTCTTTTGAAACAGCAAGACCTAAACCTATTCCTTCATAATTGCTAACTTCCTTGTATGAATCAATCTGAACGAATTTTGTAAAAAGTTTTACCTGGTCTTTTTCTCTTATGCCTATTCCAGTGTCAACAACTTCAATCTTGAATTTGACTATATTTTTGTTTTTATGCAGTAATGAAAAATTAATTTTTATTTCACCTTTTTCTGTGAATTTTATAGCGTTTGATATAAAATTCATCATAATTTGTTTTACCCTGTTTTCATCAGCTTTAACAATATTAGATATTTCGGAAGGGTAATTTATTGTCAAATCAATTTCCTTATCTTTAATGAGGACTTCGCTTATTGTTCTCACATTATTGATAAGTTCGTGCATATCGAAAATAATTGGTTTTATTTCGAGCTTTCTTTCTTCAACTTTCGACAATACAAGGATATCGTTAATTATTTCCAGAAGATTCTCCGCAGATATTTTAATGGTTTGAGAATAATTCAACTGGTCTTCATCGAGTTTTGTATTCAGCAAAATATCAACCATGCCCATTATACCTGTCAGCGGAGTTCTGATTTCATGACTCATATTTGCAAGAAACTGTTGTTTTATTTTTGCTGTTTTCTCAACTAATTCCACGTTCCTTTTCAATTCCTCATTAACTTTTTGCTGTGTAATATCCTGTATGGTAATAAATATTTTCGAAGGATTGTTGTTTTTATCAGGGATTATTTTTTTTATTGCAATTATGCTTCTGTTTGTTCCATCTGAATTAAGTATTTTAATTTCCTTTTCAAAATTTTCAATTTTGATGTTCTTTTTTTCTGTTTCGAAAATTTTAATAAAATCTTCTTTGTTCTCAGGGTGAATTTTATTTAATATTGTTTGATAGTAAAAGTTTTTTCGAAATGTAATACCAAAGACCTCAAAGAAATTTTCGGAAAAATTAAAATTTTTATTTTTTAAATCATATTCAAAGGAACCTATTTTTGAAATTTTTTGGGCTTCTTTAAGTTGGTTTTCGCTTTGATGCAGCTTTTCTTCAATTTGTTTTCTTAAAGTTATGTCGCGTGAATTTATAATAAAACCTCTGATTACCGGATTTTGCAAATGGTTTGTTGCAATGCTTTCTGTGTGAACCCAGCTTCCATCTTTGCAAAGAAAACGATATTCGGTCTTTATGGTTTTATCAGGGTTCTTTAGCAAATCGCTGAATACTTCTTTTACATTGGGCAAATCATCGGGATGAATATAATCAAAAGCTGAATTGCCTAAAATTTCAGTAAGTTTGTATCCTAAAATTTTTTCAAATGCAGGACTGTGATATTTAACTTTTCCTGCAACATTAACAATAGCTATAACATCGGAAGAATTTGCAACTATCGCCGTTAATTTTTCTTCTATTAATTTTCGTTCAGTTATATCAAATGTTATTATATATTTTTTTGTTGTGTTGGAATTGCTGTTATAACTTGTTGTATAGTGATTGAATATGCAGCACTTTTCATTATCTTTTCTTATAATCCAGAATTCAAGTTCTTTGGGAAATTTCATTTTCCCTTTCTTAACATCATTATATATATTTTTTAATCTCTCTTTCTCTTCGGGTGCTGCAATTTCGAGCCATGAAGATTCACGAAATTCCTTTTTTGTGCATCCGATAATCTCAAGAGTTCTTTTATTCACATAAACCACCTTGTCATTTTCAATAATTGTCAATCCTTCGCTAATATTATCGGCCATTTCCCTGAACCTTTCTTCGCTTTCAATTAATGCTTTTTCGGCAAGCTTGCGTGTAGTCATATCTCTTCCTATTGCTGCCGAACCAATTATCTGATTTTTCGAATCTCTGAGAGGAAACATCGTTATTGACGTATATACGGGTTTCCCATCTTTTCTCAATCGTGTTGTTTCGCGTCGGTCAATGTTGTTCCCTTTTTTTATTTCTTCAAGAAATTCTAATGGTTCGTTTCGCAAATTTTCAGGAGGCAGTAACATTGTTACATTTTTTCCTATGGCTTCTTCTTTTGTATACCCGTATATTTCCTCGGCACCTTTATTCCAGCTAGTAACATATCCATCTAATGTTTCACATACTATTGCATCACTTGAAGATTCGACAAGTGTAGAAAATTTTTGCAGGTATTCCTCTGTTCTTTTGCGTTCGGTTATATCTCTTGTTGAGCCGTATATTCCTGTTATTTTGTTTTTTTTATCCCAAATAGTGCGAACACTAACTTCACCCCAAACAGTTGAGCCATCTTTGCAAATAAATTCAAGTTCTGTTATATAAACATTTTCTTTCGGAACTTTTCCTTTTATTGCTTTATCTAGTTCGACTAAAAAACTTTTTTTTACTTCCTCAAGAGATGAAGGAGTAAATACTTTTTCGACTGGCAATTGCATGAATTCTTCAGAAGTATATCCCCTTTGTTTATATATGGATGGACTCACATAAGTGTATCTCAACTGTGTGTCCATAGTCCAAATTATATCTGTTGAAAGTTCTGCAAGCAAGCGATATTTTTCTTCACTTTCTCTTAAAGCCCACTCTGCTCTTTTAATATCGGTGATGTCAGTCATAACACTACGCAAACCGGTTGCATTATTTTTGCCGTCAGTAATAATAGTGCTAATAATGTTTACCTGAAGTATTTCATTATCTTTATTTATTATGGAGTATTCCTGTATGGGAAAGTATTTTCTTTTAATTTTTTTCTTTATGGACTGAGCTATTCTAGCCCTATCTTCAGGTATGAAAATATTGATAATATTAAATCCCTTTTTTATTTCGAGGTCCGTAATACCAAATGTTTGTTTTCCGTGTTTGTTCAGGTATGAAACTCTTCCGCTTTTATCTGTTTCAAATATTATCTCGGGCAGGTATTTTAAAAAATCTTTATATCTTTTATCCGTAGATTGAGAAACCCTTTCGGTTTTTTTCTTCTGTGCGTGGCTATGATTGTTTTTTTTGTGGAAAAATATCTTTTTTTTGTTATTTTTTTTTAATATTTTCTTTGACTTTATCATAAATTATTAATTCATGAAATTAAGGAAAAAACATAAAGGCGGAAAATATAACAGGAAATAATCAATGAAACTTTTATTCTTCAGTACTTTGTTTGCTTTCTTTGTAATCGATTAGCACCAAAATATCCTGAATAATAGTTTTCAGATGTTTAAGGCATCCTTCGTTTTTGACAATATAATTAAAAATCCCTAGTTCCTGTGTTTTTGCAATCACTTCAATATCTTTCTGCGAAGAAACCACCACAATGTAGATGCCTGAACTGTATTCCTTAATAAGTTTTATGAGTTCATATCCTTGAATATCGGGCAAATTCAAGTCAACAATAACTATGTCGGGATTGAGATTTATACTATTCAGCAATTCATGTCCGTTCACAAAAGTGTGAACTTTTATGTTTTTAAATGAATTAAGCGATAATTTCAGCAGAATATTTTCTGTACGGTTATCTTCAATCAAGAATATTGTACGTTGTTTCGAATCATGCATCTGTATAATTTTTATTTCTTTAGATGCACAAAACTATATATTTTTTTTTAAATCACCAAAATATTTGTTTTTATAATAATTCAAAAATAGCATAAATTTGCATAATGAAAGAATTACCAAAAGCAGCATTTATTACTCTCGGATGTAAACTTAATTATTCTGAAACTTCCGAAATTGCAAAAAACATTGCAGCAAGCGGTTTTCAAAAAGTAAAAGCTTCTGAAAATCCTGATGTTTTTATCATAAATACATGTCTTGTAACTAAAAACGCTGAAAGCAAATGCAGGCAAATAATCAGGCAGATTACAAAATCATCATCAAAAGCTTTTATTGTGGTCGTTGGTTGTTATTCACAGATGAAACCCGAAGATATAGCTGTAATATCGGGTGTTGACTTGGTAATTGGCAATAAGGAAAAACATAAGCTTGCCGAATACCTTACAAATATTGAAAAGAAAATACATCCCGTAATTATTAATTCCGACATGAAGATTGAGAATAATTTTGTTCCCTCATGTTCGGCAGATGACAGAACCCGCTCCTTTCTTAAGATACAGGATGGTTGCGATTATTTTTGTTCGTATTGCGTAATTCCTCATGTGCGGGGTAAAAGCAGAAGTGATACTGTAAAAAATGTTGTTGAAAGTGCAAAGCAAATATCTGCAACGGGTGTTAAAGAAATAGTTCTTACAGGTGTTAATATTGGCGATTTCAGTACCGACACAAATGAAAAATTTTACGACCTGCTCAAAGAGCTTGATAAAATTGATAATGCTGAAAGATTCAGAATTTCTTCAATAGAACCGAATTTGCTTACTAATGAAATTATTGAATTTGTTGCCGCCTCAAAAAAGTTTTTGCCACATTTTCACATTCCTCTTCAATCGGGCTCAAACAGAATTCTGAAATTAATGAACAGAAAATATGAAAGAGAATTATATGTTGAAAGAGTTAAAAAAATAAAATCAATAATGCCGCAGTGCTGTATCGCTACCGATGTGATTGTAGGTTTTCCTTCAGAAACAGAAAATGATTTCATGGAAACATATAATTTTCTTGATAAACTTGATGTTTCCTATATGCACGTTTTTACTTTTTCCGAAAGAGATAACACGGCAGCTTTGAAAATCGGAAATATTGTTCCTGTTAATGATAGAACAAAAAGAAGCAGAATTTTGCATGAACTTTCCGATAAAAAGAAAAAATATTTTTATGAACAACAGAAAGGACGGACAGCAAAAGTTCTTTTCGAATCGAAAAATAATAAAGGATTTATTTATGGTTTTACTGAGAATTATGTGAAAGTAAAAACAGCTTTTAAAACGGAATTAATAAATAAAATTATTGAAGTGAAACTACTCAAAATTGATGAAGATGGTGTTTTTATCCGCGATTGACTGACCCCGACCTTAAGGGTAATGAAACTCGGCACAAACGGGCTTTAGCCCAAAAGTAATATTTTTTAACCGGACAATAGTAAAAAAACTAAAATTTAAACAAATGAAAGCCATATTTAAAGAATTCGAATTAAAAGGATTTAAAATCAAAAACAGAATTGTAATGCCGCCAATGGTTAATTTCGGTTGGTCTGATGATAATGGATTTGTTAATGAGAAACACATTAAACATTATGAAGAACGAGCAAGAGCAAATGTCGGAACTATTATTGTAGAAGCCACAGCAATAAAAAAAGAAGGACGCGGATTTATTCCGCAGCTTGGTATCTGGGACGATTCGCAAATTGAAGGAATGAAAAAGATAACAGATGCTTGTCATAAATATGGCTCTGTAATGCTTTTGCAATTGCATCATGGAGGGTTTTACACTCCCGAAACAGTTTCCGAAAAAGCAGCAGGTCCTTCAATAGACCCGAAAATAAGCAGGTCTTACAGCTTAGCTACCGAAGAAATTAAAGAACTTACTAATGATTTTATAAACGGAGCTGTTAGGGCAAAAAAAGCAGGGTTCGATGGAATAGAAATACACGGAGCTCATTTGTATTTGTTGTGTTTGTTTGCATCGGCGGCAATAAACAAGAGAACTGATGAATACGGAGGAAGAGTTTCAAAAAGATTAAAATTTGCCGGAGATATAATAAAAGGAATAAAAAATAATTCAGGAAACGATTTTATAATATGTTACAGAATGGGTGCAAACGCCCCTACTTTAGACGATGGCATTCAGGTAGCACAGGAATTAGAAAAACTTGGAGTGGATATACTTAACGTGTCACATGGCGGAGTTAATAAGCTCATCCCTCAGGTGCCAGAAAATTTTGGTTACAATTGGATTGTATATAGTGGAACAGAAATAAAAAAACATATAACTATTCCTGTTATTGTTGTTAATGAAATTAAAACTCCCGAAAGAGCTTCTTATCTTATCGAAAACAATTTAACTGATTTTGTTGCTATAGGACGCGATTTACTTACTGACCCGCAATGGGTGGAAAAAGCATGCAGAAATGAAAAGGTAAACCAATGTATAAGCTGCAAGCCCAAATGCAAGCGATATGAGAGTGAAGAATTATGTCCGGCAAAAAAGCTATTGGGTTAAAACTACTAATAACACTGCGAGAGCTTGAAACTCTCGCAGTGTTTCAGTATAATTCACCAACTTTAACCTATCACCTAATATTTTATTACTTCCAGCATTTTTTTACCAATATCAGCAGGGGAATCAGCAACAGTAACTCCGCAATCTTTTAAGATTTTTATTTTTGCTTCTGCAGTATCTTCTTTCCCTCCTATAATAGCACCTGCATGTCCCATGGTTCTTCCTTTCGGTGCAGTGCGTCCTGCAATAAAAGCCACAACAGGTTTTGTTTTATTTTCTTTTAGCCAATAGGCAGCTTCGGCTTCCATGTTGCCTCCTATTTCTCCAATCATGACAATACCTTTGGTTTCTTTATCAGCCATAAATAATTTTACTGCATCGAGAATAGTTGTGCCTATTATCGGGTCGCCACCTATGCCAATTGCTGTGGTTTGTCCTAATCCGGCTTTTGTAAGCTGGTCAACAGCTTCGTAAGTTAATGTGCCAGAACGCGAAACAACTCCTACAATTCCCTTTTTATGAATGAAACCGGGCATTATTCCTATTTTTGTTTCACCAGGAGTTATTATTCCCGGACAATTCGGGCCTATTAACCTGCAATCTTGAGCTTTCAGAAATTCTTTAACTGTAACCATGTCGTTTGTTGGAATGCCTTCGGTGATGCAAACAATTATTTTTATTCCTGCTTCGGCAGCTTCCATAATTGCATTGGCAGCATACGCCGGCGGAACAAATATTATTGAAACATTTGCATTTGTTTGCTTCATTGCTTCGGAAACTGTATTAAATACGTGCTTTCCGAGATGCGTCGTGCCACCTTTGCCCGGTGTAACTCCGCCAACTATGTTTGTTCCATATTCAATCATTTGCATTGAATGATGCGTTCCTTCAGTTCCGGTAAATCCCTGAACAATGACTTTCGAATTTTTGTTGACTAATATACTCATGGCTTTTTGAATTATATATCATACAAAATTAACAGCAAAATCAATTAAAAAAAATCCAAAACAAATATTTTTTAGAAATTAAAAAAAAACTTTTTATATTTACTAAACTTTTAAATTTAAAAACTTGCATTATGAACATTGAAGATGATATTTGTGTAATTTCAACACCTGCGGGAATAGGTGCTATAGCCCTTGTCAGAGTTTCGGGAAAAAATTCAATTTCGATTGTTAAAAAGATTTTCAGCTATTCCGAAAATTCAATTTCACTTGAACAACAAAAATCTCATACTGTTCATCATGGTTTTATCACAAAGGGTGATGAAATTATTGATGATGTTCTGTTGAGTGTTTTTAAAAATCCGAATTCCTATACCGGACAGGATTTGATAGAAATTTCATGTCATGGTTCTATTTATGTACAACAGGAAATATTAAAATTATTAATTGACAATGGAGCACGATTAGCAAAGCCGGGAGAATTTACAATGCGTGCTTTTCTAAATGGCAAATTCGATTTATCCCAAGCCGAAGCAGTAGCTGATTTAATAAACTCTTATTCTCAGTCGGCACATAAAGTTGCCATACGACAAATACGCGGAGGTTTTTCAAATGATATAAAAAAATTAAGGGACCAGCTTTTGGAATTTTCATCATTACTTGAACTCGAACTTGATTTCAGCGAAGAGAATGTCGAATTTGCAAACAGGAGCAAATTTAAAAATTTACTTTTCGACATAAAAGAAGAAATTAAAAAACTCATTGATTCGTTTTCGGTGGGAAACGTCATTAAAAACGGCATACCGGTTGCAATTGTCGGAAAACCTAATGTAGGAAAATCAACATTGCTGAATGCTTTGTTAAATGAAGAAAAAGCAATAGTTTCTGAAATTCCTGGAACTACAAGGGATGCAATTGAAGACACAATTGTTATAAATGGTTACTCATTCCGATTTATTGATACTGCGGGCTTGAGAGATGCAAGAAGCAAAATTGAAATTATGGGAATTGAAAAAACGTATCAGAAAATCGAACAGGCATCAATAATTCTTTATGTTGTTGATATAAACGAAACGCCACTTGAGGAAATCAACACGAATATTGAAGATTTTAAAAATCACATAAAAGATAAAACAAAAAAAATAATTGTGATTGCCAACAAAACCGATTTGCTTATTGAGGCGCCGAAAGGATTTAAAAATCTTGTTGAAATGGAAACAATTTTTGCATCGGCAAAAAGAAAGGAAAACATAAAATTAATCGCTGAATGTCTTGTTAATTCGGTTCTTAATGAAGATATTTCAAACACAACAATAATTACAAATGTACGCCATTATGAAGCACTTTCAAAAGCATTAACTTCAATCAATAATGTTGAAGACGGCTTGAAAAACAAAATTTCAAGCGAACTTCTTGCTTCAGATATCCGAAATGCACTGCACTACCTCGGCGAAATCACAGGCGAAGTTACCTCTGATGAAATTTTGAATAATATTTTCGGGAAGTTTTGTGTGGGAAAGTAACCACCACGCAACAAACAATCAACAAATTTCAGCAATCCACTACAAGCCCTATG is a window of Bacteroidales bacterium DNA encoding:
- the sucD gene encoding succinate--CoA ligase subunit alpha — encoded protein: MSILVNKNSKVIVQGFTGTEGTHHSMQMIEYGTNIVGGVTPGKGGTTHLGKHVFNTVSEAMKQTNANVSIIFVPPAYAANAIMEAAEAGIKIIVCITEGIPTNDMVTVKEFLKAQDCRLIGPNCPGIITPGETKIGIMPGFIHKKGIVGVVSRSGTLTYEAVDQLTKAGLGQTTAIGIGGDPIIGTTILDAVKLFMADKETKGIVMIGEIGGNMEAEAAYWLKENKTKPVVAFIAGRTAPKGRTMGHAGAIIGGKEDTAEAKIKILKDCGVTVADSPADIGKKMLEVIKY
- a CDS encoding NADH:flavin oxidoreductase; this encodes MKAIFKEFELKGFKIKNRIVMPPMVNFGWSDDNGFVNEKHIKHYEERARANVGTIIVEATAIKKEGRGFIPQLGIWDDSQIEGMKKITDACHKYGSVMLLQLHHGGFYTPETVSEKAAGPSIDPKISRSYSLATEEIKELTNDFINGAVRAKKAGFDGIEIHGAHLYLLCLFASAAINKRTDEYGGRVSKRLKFAGDIIKGIKNNSGNDFIICYRMGANAPTLDDGIQVAQELEKLGVDILNVSHGGVNKLIPQVPENFGYNWIVYSGTEIKKHITIPVIVVNEIKTPERASYLIENNLTDFVAIGRDLLTDPQWVEKACRNEKVNQCISCKPKCKRYESEELCPAKKLLG
- the mnmE gene encoding tRNA uridine-5-carboxymethylaminomethyl(34) synthesis GTPase MnmE encodes the protein MNIEDDICVISTPAGIGAIALVRVSGKNSISIVKKIFSYSENSISLEQQKSHTVHHGFITKGDEIIDDVLLSVFKNPNSYTGQDLIEISCHGSIYVQQEILKLLIDNGARLAKPGEFTMRAFLNGKFDLSQAEAVADLINSYSQSAHKVAIRQIRGGFSNDIKKLRDQLLEFSSLLELELDFSEENVEFANRSKFKNLLFDIKEEIKKLIDSFSVGNVIKNGIPVAIVGKPNVGKSTLLNALLNEEKAIVSEIPGTTRDAIEDTIVINGYSFRFIDTAGLRDARSKIEIMGIEKTYQKIEQASIILYVVDINETPLEEINTNIEDFKNHIKDKTKKIIVIANKTDLLIEAPKGFKNLVEMETIFASAKRKENIKLIAECLVNSVLNEDISNTTIITNVRHYEALSKALTSINNVEDGLKNKISSELLASDIRNALHYLGEITGEVTSDEILNNIFGKFCVGK